Proteins found in one Erythrobacter sp. 3-20A1M genomic segment:
- a CDS encoding M48 family metallopeptidase — MSARALYAAFALLAIVATPARAADLPRGFAKLRAQDALVQRVGYRLADGNGALCPQTAPATGLLLHDLATYGEEDARALQAGLALAGPIGVESVVPGSPAARAGIALDDTVLAIGNRSIGDFPFDARRSWARLQAIEAALETALRADGVARLTLSRNGERRTVELGAVPACATRFEVVQMGGKAAAEGTRVVIGNDFAGFGYPEDEFGAALAHELAHNILRHRARLDTAGRSMRNERETEREADRMMPWLLANAGYDPIAAVRFMQRVGPGHAGGIFRERTHDSWQDRARALALEAELVAQTMRVTGGADWRARFAAQLAEAAELPLPSDGSGS; from the coding sequence ATGAGCGCCCGCGCCCTGTACGCTGCGTTCGCCCTGCTGGCGATCGTCGCCACACCCGCTCGCGCCGCCGATTTGCCCCGTGGCTTCGCGAAGCTTCGCGCGCAGGACGCACTGGTGCAGCGGGTGGGCTATCGCCTGGCCGACGGGAACGGCGCCCTGTGCCCGCAAACCGCGCCCGCAACCGGGCTGCTGCTGCACGATCTGGCCACCTACGGCGAAGAGGATGCGCGTGCGCTGCAAGCGGGACTTGCCCTTGCCGGCCCGATCGGCGTCGAGAGCGTGGTGCCCGGTTCGCCCGCCGCGCGCGCAGGCATCGCGCTCGACGATACGGTGCTGGCGATAGGAAACAGATCGATCGGCGATTTTCCGTTCGACGCCCGCCGCAGCTGGGCCCGGCTGCAAGCGATCGAGGCGGCGCTGGAGACCGCGTTGCGCGCGGATGGGGTCGCGCGCCTCACGCTTTCGCGGAACGGAGAGCGCCGCACGGTCGAGCTCGGCGCCGTGCCCGCTTGCGCCACACGGTTCGAAGTCGTGCAGATGGGCGGCAAAGCGGCGGCGGAGGGAACGCGCGTCGTCATCGGAAACGACTTCGCAGGCTTCGGCTATCCGGAGGACGAGTTCGGCGCCGCACTCGCGCACGAACTGGCGCACAATATCCTGCGCCACCGCGCACGGCTCGATACCGCTGGACGCAGCATGCGCAACGAGCGGGAGACGGAACGCGAGGCCGACCGGATGATGCCGTGGCTGCTCGCCAATGCAGGCTACGATCCGATCGCCGCGGTGCGGTTCATGCAGCGCGTCGGCCCGGGACACGCCGGCGGCATCTTTCGCGAACGGACCCACGATAGCTGGCAAGATCGGGCGCGGGCACTGGCGCTGGAAGCCGAACTGGTCGCCCAGACGATGCGGGTCACGGGAGGGGCCGACTGGCGCGCCCGCTTCGCCGCCCAGCTGGCGGAAGCCGCCGAACTGCCGTTGCCAAGCGACGGTTCGGGGAGTTAG
- a CDS encoding sensor histidine kinase → MPVLPIRPTPFFENKNRAFWNLQIAGWIGALLLRTIQGLSNGQNASYMVLMLVVAITGFSISLVLSVIYRGLINRRPIVTWGLTALSLGVGVILYALVEAWVGGLYYSDRDTTLAQLIFLYLFFDFLLLGAWTGLYYAINFFLQVEEQADRLERLEAQATSAQLAMLRYQLNPHFLFNTLNSISTLVLLKQTEPANAMLTRLSGFLRHTLVTQPGAKVTLAQEVETLKLYLAIERMRFEERLRTEFDITDDAAKACLPSMLLQPLVENAIKYAVSAQEEGARISLTAHVVGPRLRVAVADTGPGIQNPQSRSTLPAAMTGDTVSTGVGLANIRDRLAQAYSDEHLFEIRAPAGGGFTVIIEIPYETSTAAEEAGQSRPVSAGPAARQEAAPAQKPADPPAVDPAFTRPATGTT, encoded by the coding sequence ATGCCCGTCCTGCCGATCCGCCCGACGCCGTTCTTCGAGAACAAGAACCGCGCCTTCTGGAATCTCCAGATCGCCGGCTGGATCGGCGCGTTGCTCCTGCGCACGATCCAGGGCCTCTCAAACGGGCAGAACGCCAGTTACATGGTCCTGATGCTGGTGGTGGCGATCACCGGCTTTTCGATCAGCCTCGTCCTGTCCGTGATCTATCGCGGCCTCATCAACCGGCGGCCGATCGTCACCTGGGGGCTGACCGCGCTCTCGCTGGGCGTTGGCGTCATCCTCTACGCGCTGGTCGAGGCATGGGTGGGCGGCCTGTACTATTCCGACCGCGACACCACGCTGGCACAGCTCATCTTCCTCTATTTGTTCTTCGATTTCCTGCTGCTGGGCGCGTGGACCGGTCTCTACTACGCGATCAATTTCTTCCTCCAGGTGGAAGAGCAGGCCGACCGGCTGGAACGGCTGGAAGCGCAGGCGACCAGCGCACAGCTCGCCATGCTGCGGTATCAGCTCAATCCGCATTTCCTGTTCAACACGCTCAATTCGATCAGCACGCTGGTGCTGCTGAAACAGACCGAACCTGCCAACGCGATGTTGACCCGCCTGTCGGGCTTCCTGCGCCACACGCTGGTGACCCAGCCCGGCGCGAAGGTGACTCTGGCGCAGGAGGTAGAGACCCTGAAGCTCTATCTCGCAATCGAGCGGATGCGGTTCGAGGAGCGGCTGCGGACCGAATTCGACATCACCGACGATGCCGCCAAGGCGTGCCTTCCTTCCATGCTGCTCCAGCCGCTGGTCGAGAATGCGATAAAATATGCTGTCTCCGCGCAGGAGGAGGGCGCGCGCATCTCGCTCACCGCCCATGTCGTCGGCCCGCGCCTGCGGGTGGCGGTGGCGGATACGGGGCCGGGTATCCAGAACCCCCAATCGCGCAGCACACTGCCCGCGGCGATGACCGGCGACACCGTATCCACCGGGGTCGGCCTCGCCAATATTCGCGACCGGCTGGCCCAGGCCTATAGCGACGAGCACCTGTTCGAAATCCGCGCGCCCGCCGGGGGTGGGTTCACGGTGATCATCGAAATCCCCTACGAGACCAGCACCGCTGCCGAGGAGGCGGGCCAAAGCCGACCCGTTTCCGCCGGCCCAGCCGCGCGCCAGGAAGCCGCGCCCGCCCAGAAACCCGCCGATCCCCCAGCCGTTGACCCGGCATTCACCCGTCCTGCAACCGGAACCACTTGA
- a CDS encoding M48 family metalloprotease, which produces MRFLRNALLALAACAFAARPAMAQEILRDTESEALLQDMAAPIVKAAGFQPGAIDIVLLNDPSINAFVAGGQAIYIHSGLIETADNANEVQGVIAHEMGHITGGHVIRSSEGMADASRISILSLLLGAVAVAAGSAEAGMGAIMAGQRAALGKFLAFTRVQESSADAAGAKFLSDAGISGRGSIAFFDKLMGEEIRHGISQDDDEQFVRTHPMTGDRMSRLRDVYSKDPAWNTPVDPQLQSRFVLMKAKLEGYLATPEATLRDYPLSRDDEAALYARAYAYHKDARMDQAIAETDALLSREPDNPYFLELKGQVLLESGRPDEALESLRRANELTRNSPLIAAIFGHALIATEDPAHYDEARQVLRAAVARDRDNPFAWYQLGVVYAAQGDEPRARLASAEQQILSREYARALMSARAAESALPKDTPDWLRAQDIRMQAEAELERSRDRR; this is translated from the coding sequence ATGCGCTTCCTCCGCAACGCCCTGCTCGCTCTTGCCGCCTGCGCGTTCGCGGCCCGCCCGGCCATGGCGCAGGAGATCCTGCGCGATACCGAGAGCGAAGCACTGTTGCAGGACATGGCGGCCCCGATCGTAAAGGCCGCGGGTTTCCAGCCGGGGGCGATCGATATCGTCCTACTCAACGATCCGTCTATCAACGCCTTCGTCGCCGGTGGACAGGCGATCTATATCCATTCGGGCCTGATCGAAACGGCCGACAACGCCAACGAAGTGCAGGGCGTGATCGCGCACGAAATGGGCCACATCACCGGTGGTCACGTGATCCGTTCGTCCGAAGGCATGGCGGATGCCTCGCGCATCTCGATCCTGTCATTGCTGCTGGGCGCGGTGGCGGTGGCCGCCGGATCGGCCGAGGCCGGAATGGGCGCGATCATGGCGGGTCAGCGCGCGGCGCTGGGGAAGTTTCTCGCCTTCACTCGCGTACAGGAAAGCAGCGCCGATGCCGCTGGCGCGAAATTTCTGTCCGATGCGGGGATTTCCGGACGCGGTTCGATCGCGTTTTTCGACAAGCTGATGGGGGAGGAAATCCGCCACGGCATCAGCCAGGACGACGACGAGCAATTCGTGCGCACCCACCCCATGACGGGCGACCGGATGTCGCGGCTGCGCGACGTCTATTCGAAGGACCCGGCCTGGAACACGCCGGTCGACCCGCAGTTGCAGTCCCGCTTCGTGCTGATGAAGGCGAAGCTGGAGGGCTATCTCGCCACCCCGGAAGCGACATTGCGCGACTACCCCCTGTCGCGCGACGACGAGGCGGCGCTCTACGCGCGCGCCTATGCCTATCACAAGGACGCGCGCATGGATCAGGCGATCGCCGAAACCGACGCGCTTCTGTCGCGCGAACCGGACAATCCCTATTTCCTGGAGCTGAAAGGCCAGGTGCTGCTGGAGTCGGGCCGCCCGGACGAGGCGCTGGAATCGCTCCGCCGCGCCAACGAGCTCACGCGCAACAGCCCGCTGATCGCGGCGATCTTCGGCCATGCCCTGATCGCGACCGAGGACCCGGCGCATTACGACGAGGCGCGGCAAGTGCTGCGCGCTGCGGTCGCGCGCGACCGGGACAATCCGTTCGCCTGGTATCAGCTCGGCGTCGTCTATGCGGCGCAGGGCGACGAACCGCGCGCCCGCCTCGCCAGCGCGGAACAGCAGATATTGTCGCGCGAATACGCCCGCGCCCTGATGAGTGCCCGCGCCGCCGAGAGCGCGCTGCCCAAGGATACGCCCGATTGGCTGCGCGCACAGGATATCCGCATGCAGGCCGAGGCGGAGCTTGAACGCAGCCGCGACCGCCGATAG
- a CDS encoding HD domain-containing protein, giving the protein MTGEADVVHAMAERAAFREMKDGTAEDWQIIGSEYRAFARGLPDRVLDHLRLLDGDFGGFPVCRLEHSLQTATRAHRDGQDEPYVVMALLHDIGDTLGSYNHPDVAAAIIKPFVSEELHWICKNHGAFQGYYYFHFLGLDRDARDAFADSEHFEACRAFCEKYDQKAFDPDYDSEPLSFFEPMVRRVLARPTKSIYVKAAAEA; this is encoded by the coding sequence ATGACTGGCGAAGCCGATGTAGTGCACGCGATGGCCGAACGCGCGGCCTTCCGTGAGATGAAGGACGGGACGGCGGAGGACTGGCAGATCATCGGGTCCGAATATCGTGCCTTTGCCCGGGGACTGCCCGACCGCGTGCTGGATCATCTGCGGTTGCTCGACGGAGATTTCGGCGGCTTTCCGGTATGCCGGCTGGAGCATTCGCTGCAGACCGCGACCCGCGCCCACCGCGACGGGCAGGACGAGCCCTATGTGGTGATGGCGCTGCTGCACGATATCGGAGACACGCTGGGCAGCTACAACCATCCCGATGTCGCCGCCGCGATCATCAAGCCGTTCGTCAGCGAGGAGCTGCACTGGATTTGCAAGAACCACGGTGCGTTCCAGGGCTATTACTACTTCCATTTCCTCGGTCTCGATCGCGATGCCCGCGATGCCTTCGCCGATAGCGAGCATTTCGAAGCGTGCCGCGCGTTCTGCGAGAAATACGATCAGAAGGCCTTCGATCCCGACTACGACAGCGAGCCGTTGTCCTTCTTCGAACCGATGGTGCGCCGCGTGCTCGCCCGGCCGACCAAATCGATTTACGTGAAAGCGGCGGCGGAGGCCTAA
- a CDS encoding LytTR family DNA-binding domain-containing protein, whose translation MTIRTILVDDEKLAIQGLQLRLEPFEDVEVIDTCSNGREAIRKIKTEKPDLVFLDIQMPGFDGFSVVKGVMEIEPPLFVFVTAYQEHAVRAFEANAVHYLMKPVDEDALADTIERVRLRLAEKKSADEAEKLLNVLSEVAPEAAEEFSEGEGEASERFEKLINVKDRGQIFRVEVGSIEHIEAAGDYMCIYTGDNSLILRETMKDLERRLDPRKFQRVHRSTIVNLDQVRQVKPHTNGECFLVLDSGAEVKVSRSYRDVVARFVH comes from the coding sequence ATGACTATCCGTACCATCCTCGTCGACGACGAGAAGCTCGCCATCCAGGGGCTCCAGCTCCGCCTCGAACCGTTCGAGGACGTGGAAGTGATCGATACCTGCTCCAACGGGCGTGAGGCGATCCGCAAGATCAAGACGGAGAAACCCGATCTCGTCTTCCTCGACATCCAGATGCCGGGGTTCGACGGGTTCTCCGTGGTAAAGGGGGTCATGGAGATCGAGCCGCCGCTGTTCGTGTTCGTCACCGCCTATCAGGAGCACGCGGTCCGGGCATTCGAAGCCAATGCGGTGCATTACCTGATGAAGCCGGTGGACGAGGATGCGCTGGCGGACACGATCGAACGGGTGCGCCTGCGCCTCGCCGAAAAGAAATCGGCCGACGAGGCGGAGAAGCTGCTCAACGTCCTGAGCGAGGTCGCGCCCGAAGCGGCGGAGGAATTCTCCGAAGGCGAAGGCGAGGCGAGCGAGCGCTTCGAGAAGCTGATCAACGTGAAGGACCGGGGGCAGATTTTCCGAGTCGAGGTCGGGTCGATCGAGCACATCGAGGCCGCGGGCGACTACATGTGTATCTACACCGGCGACAATTCGCTGATCCTGCGCGAAACGATGAAGGATCTCGAACGCCGGCTCGATCCGCGCAAGTTCCAGCGCGTGCACCGCTCCACCATCGTCAATCTCGACCAGGTCCGGCAGGTGAAGCCGCACACCAATGGCGAGTGCTTCCTGGTGCTCGATTCCGGGGCCGAGGTGAAGGTGAGCCGGTCCTATCGCGACGTGGTCGCGCGCTTCGTGCATTGA
- a CDS encoding DsbA family protein, translated as MKRSLLIAVLGLSALAAGFLGAWLFSLSGLADRRTESYLVEHPQILERMVAELQRRQAEGRLSGVEADVTHAFPGAVLGNPQGSKTLVEFSDYHCGYCRLSSREVEALIRSDPQVRVVVREWPIFDGSEELARLALAAAKQGKFAAFHRALFDHQGDADAIAKAAQAAGLDLARARKDAVGADITAEIERNGELAQRLAFSGTPSWVANGTILEGAQGQEALAKALVPDRE; from the coding sequence GTGAAACGTTCGCTCCTCATCGCCGTCCTCGGCCTGTCCGCACTCGCCGCTGGATTTCTGGGCGCGTGGCTGTTCTCGCTCAGCGGACTCGCCGACCGGCGGACCGAGAGCTACCTCGTCGAACACCCCCAGATCCTCGAACGCATGGTCGCGGAGCTGCAGCGGCGCCAGGCGGAGGGGCGGTTGTCCGGCGTGGAGGCGGACGTAACGCACGCCTTTCCCGGCGCGGTGCTGGGCAACCCGCAAGGCAGCAAGACGCTGGTCGAATTCTCCGACTATCACTGTGGCTATTGCCGCCTCTCGAGTCGGGAGGTTGAGGCGCTGATCCGGTCGGACCCGCAGGTCCGCGTGGTCGTGCGCGAGTGGCCGATCTTCGACGGGAGCGAAGAGCTGGCGCGGCTTGCGCTGGCGGCGGCGAAACAGGGCAAGTTCGCCGCGTTCCACCGTGCGCTGTTCGATCATCAGGGCGACGCCGATGCGATAGCCAAGGCGGCGCAGGCGGCTGGCCTCGACCTTGCGCGCGCGCGCAAGGATGCAGTGGGCGCGGACATCACCGCAGAGATCGAGCGCAACGGGGAACTGGCGCAGCGGCTCGCCTTCTCCGGTACGCCGAGCTGGGTGGCGAACGGCACCATCCTGGAAGGCGCACAGGGGCAGGAAGCGCTGGCCAAGGCGCTGGTCCCCGACCGGGAATGA